The genome window GCATAAGCATTGTTATAAGAACCAAACGCAGTCGTATGGCTAGCAGTTACTCTCTCACCTAATCCACTCCGAATTGCACAAGCCCCCACCACTTCCAAAAAACGCGATTGTTCATCATCAATTTCATCGCAGTGGATATCAATTAGGCGATTATATTTTTGCGCTAATTCAAAGATCCGATGTACCGATTTAACCCCATCTTCGCGGGTAAACTCATAGTGAGGAATTCCCCCCACCGCATCCGCACCCAACTTGAGCGCTTCCTCCAATAACTCCTCATTTCTAAGATGACCATAAACACCATCTTGAGGAAAAGCCACCACTTGTAAAGTTATCCAATCTTTGACTAATTCTCGTATTTCCAATAAACCTTGCAGTGCTATCAATCTGGGTTCGCTCACATCAACATGACTGCGAACAAATAAAACACCCTGAGATGCTTGTTGCTGCAAAGTTTTTATTGCCCGTTCTTTCACATCTTCCAGAGTCAGACTTTGCTTGCGTTCTCCCCAAATTTTAATCCCCTCAAACAAAGTGCCGCTTTCATTCCACCGAGGTTCACCCGCAGTCAAAGCCGAATCTAAATGAATGTGCGACTCCACAAACGGCGGACTAACTAATTTTCCTTCTATGTCCAATTCCAACTGGGCAGTTTCGCTCAAATTAGGGGCAATGGCGATAACTTTGCCATCTGCAATTGCAATATCAACTTCCCGATCGAGTAAAAGGCATCGGCGGAGAATTAAATCCCATGATGTTGCTGTCATAAATATACCTTTTTACTTAGTTTTACAAAGTTTACAGTAATTTTAAACTGTGTTAGAGTAAAAAAAGGTGAATCCTCAGTAGGAAACAGTCCTATGACTTATGCACCATCAAAACTTCTCACCTTCGAGGATTTTCTTGCCCAATACCGCGACAATCCCTGCTACGAACTGGCTGACGGAGAACTACTGGATATGGAGCCCACAGGTCCCCACGAAACCGTCGGCGGCAAACTAGCGACCAAAATCGGCATTGCCATTACAAACGCGCAACTCCCCTGGTTTATTCCCCGAAATTGCCTGATTCGCCCCTTCGCTGATGCCATCACCGCCCGCAGACCTGATATTGTTGTCCTTGATGAAACTGTTCTCCTCAGCGAACCCCTTTGGGAACAGGAACCCATCATCACCCTGGGTCGATCGATCGAACTCGTGGTCGAGGTCGTTAGCACCAACTGGGAAACCGATTACGCACGTAAAGTTGAAGAATACGCCCTCTTAGGAATCCCGGAATACTGGATTGTCGATTATCGAGGACTTGGCGGAGTCGCTTTCATCGGTAGACCCAAACAGCCCACCTTCACGGTCTGTCAGTTGATTGGTGATGACTATTTCCAGCAGCAGTACCGCCTTGGTGAGGCGATCGTTTCTAGCATCTTGCCGAACCTGCAACTTCGACTTGATGACATCCTACCCCGTTGAATAAAAAAATACACCCCCATTCTGGGGGTGCTAGATCAATCCATTAAAAGTAGCAAGCTCGGTTGAGAACTCACCCGAAAAGCTAAGTGATGTTTTCCTCGGTTGCGGTTCTATTATTCAGTAACGTTAGGTAATCCAACTTCCGCCCCAGAACGACTCAATAAAGACTGCTGGCGATTCTTGATGGTTCGCTGATGATTCAGCATTAGAGAACGGGCTTTTGTTTCGACTGTACCGCGATTGGATTCGTAGTTGATATAGCTCATAGTTTTCGCCTCAAAATCAAAATGTACTCAAGTGAGGCGCGTTCCTTCGGGATAATTCCCTACTTCCGTCTCCACCGAGTCCCTAACCAACTATCTGGTTGAGCTACTTGAAGAGATGAACGATTTGTTTCTGTATCTATTGTTACTGTTTACCGGCTAAATGTCAAGTTCGACATAAAACTTTACAATTAGGCCGGACTAAGCGAAATCATCGTAAGGTTTAGAAGCCTACAGCATAATTTTTGATTTGCCGTAAGAGGATGTCACGCGCTAAAGTAGCAAGTATGAGTGACAAAAGCGAAGGTATCAAAATCGTTAGCGATAATCGCCAAGCCCGTTATCTCTACGAAATCCTAGAGACTTACGAGGCTGGAGTTGAGCTGAAGGGGACAGAAGTCAAGGCCATTCGCGAGGGCAGGTCTAACTTGCGAGATGGATACGTCTTGATTCGCAATGGCGAGGCGTGGCTGCTCAATGTCCACGTTTCACCTCACTCAACTACTAGCCAGTATTTTAACCATGAGCCGCTTCGCACGCGCAAGCTGCTGCTGCACAAAGAGGAAATCCGCAAGCTGATTGGCAAGGTGGAACAGAAGGGTTTAACCTTAGTGCCTTTAAAAATGTATTTGAAGAAGGGTTTGGTTAAAGTTACTGTCGGTCTTGGCAAAGGTAAAAAGCTGCACGATAAGCGGGAAGATGTGAAGAAACGGGATGATAAGCGCGAGATGGAACGCGCTATGAAGAATTTTTAAGTCGCCATTATACTTGTCGCCCACACCCGCCTGCGAATCAATTCGCTTTTCTTATAGCGAAAGTCCTCCTAAGAGACAAATATGTAGGGGCACGGCGTCCGAGATATTTTGCAGTAGAAAATAAGGTTAATTATGCCGTGCCCCTACTCAGTTACCTGGTGGGGAAGATGGGAAATTAAATAGGTAAAATAATATACCAAAAGAGTAAAGGTAAGAGTTATGACTCAAGAACTCATCGATTTAAGAAAAAGCATTTTGGAAGCAATGGGCATGATTTTTCGTTTATAGAGCCATTACATCTGCTAACAGACCCGCCTGGGGTTCAAACCCCAGGCTAATAGCGAAAGTCCTCTGAAGAGGACTGAAAATCTAAATTTGGAGTCTAGGCTATTAGACCTAAGAAACCGGGTTTTTTGCCAAAAATTTCGGTTTTGCGGTGGGATTAATGGCAAAAAACCCAGTTTCTGACTTTGTGCAAGGTTTGGATATTTTTTACCGCAGATGAAAGCGGATGAACGCAGATGAACGCAGATGGGATATGTAGATTTCTTGCTACGCAGATAATGGCTGTTTTTGAATGATTTTTTTGATATTCTTTCAGTCCTCTTCAGAGGACTTTCGCTATAAGAAAAGCGAATTGATTCGCAGGCGAGTGTGGGTGATACCGTTATGATTTATTGGCTACATTATCATTATATAGCTAGGGACTACGGGCTAGGGGCTAGGGGCTAGGGAAGAAGGGTTTAGAATCAAGGGTTTCAGGAATTAAGAATGTCTTAACCGCCCTGGCGGTTGCTATAAGTTTTCAGGACGACTGGCAATTTATAGCCCTAGTTTTACAAATCTCTATAATAGAATCTGACAAAATATCGGCCCATTGCCAACCTCAACGAAGGGTAGTGTAATCTTACCGAAATATCGGAAATATCTGATATACCAACCATCCTAACCCTAGTCCTAACCAAGAAGTTCCAAGCAAAATTAGAAATGTGTGAAACTTGCTGAATGAGTTGAGTAACTCTTCCTCAGCCCAAGACAAAGCCGAACTCCCAGCAAAAGTCGAAGCAAAAGTCCAAGCATAAGCCCAAGCATAAGCCCAAGCCCAAGCCCAACTAAAAGTCGAACTCAAAGCCAAAGCCAAAGCCGAAAGTGCTGAGAAGAATCCTAAAACTGCATAGCTTAACAAAACTGCTGTTAGCCAGCGCATATCCCCCCTCTTCAAACAAATCCCTGACGCGCACGATAATTAAAAATAAGGTAAGTAGTTGCGCTTTAGCGCTAAAGCGCAACTACTTACCTTATTCCTGAAGTTGGTCTTGTGGAGGCAAATTTTCAGTCGGAAAAGGTTGATAAATAGTGTAATAACTAGCTATCAAAGCTATCATCATCCACCAGAGGGTATTGACTTCGGGACGATAGAGAACTGTATCTACTGTACCGTGAGCTAGCAGAGCTGAGAGAGCTGCGATCGCACCCATCAACCAAAATCCGTCTTTGCTACCTAATTCTCGCAGACGCAGCAGTTGCAGCCAACCTTGGTTAAACGTCACCACTAATAGCCAGAGGAAACAACATAATCCAATGAACCCAGTTTCCACCGGAACTTCCAGCCAAATAGAATAAGCACTCAAAGCGCTGAAACGGGGACGCATATAGAGAGGATAAATTTTGTTAAAGGCGTTGTTGCCGGGGCCAATGCCGAGTATGGGCCGATCGCCAATCATATCTTTCACAGCTGCCCAGACATTGATGCGGAAGTTATTGCTGCTATCCCCGCGACCCGCAAACATACTAAAAACGCGATCGCGCAACGGGTCTACAAACAGAATGCCCAAAACCAATATCCCAGCCAAACTTCCGAGTAGTAGCGGCAGCGACCATACCCTCCAAAAACGAGGTAAATGGATACTCAACCAATAAACCAACAATATCAAAAAGACGAACAACAGAACGACAAACCCAATCCAACCGCCGCGACTGAAAGTTAGAATCAAACAAGCTGAATTTACGACAAACATCGTTGCGGCCAAAGCTTTGGGAAGAAAGCCACGCCAAGCAAAAACAGCTGCTAAACTTAAAGCGATCGCAGGCAGCAGATACGCAGCAAGTAAATTCGGATTTCCCAGATAGCTATAAACTCGCGTAGTTTTAGCTAAAGGAGATTCTGGATCGACCCAAGTTGCCAGCGCCGTTGCCCCAAAAAACCACTGTCGCAGACCGTAAACGCTGACAATTAATGCTATATGTAAGTACAGAGCAATTAACCAAGAACGCACGCGAGGCGATCGCAAAACCCTTGCCATCAGCGCAAACAGCAGCAGATAAAGCGTTAGCTTCACCAATCCCGTCAACGCCGCCGCCTTCACTGGCGACAAAGCCGTCGCCACCACAGAAATGCCCCAATAAAGCAATACCAGCAAATGAATCGGCGTAAATTTGGGAATCGAGAATTGGGAATTCGGAATTGCTAATTCTTCTCTCTCCTCTGCCCCTCTGCCCCTCTGCCCCTCTGCACAAGCGCCCCTCTGCCCCTCTGCCCCAACTTCATCTGATAGGGTCAGCAGCACCCAAAAGACCGCTACGGCAATCAACAACACCCCGATCAGATCGTTAGACACAAAGGGAGCCAGAGCAAACACCAGGCTTATCGACAACGCCCCTAAAGTCTCTCCCCACTGCATCAACCAGCTACTTTGTCGCCAAGCTTGCAGCAGACCTACCAAACGGTACAAATAACTAGCACTGCGCCATCGATACAGCGGCAGATTAGACAGGGTAAATTGTTGCCAAACAGCGTTCATGAATTCATTGTCTAGGTGAGCAATTTTATATTTTGGATTTGAGATACCAGAATTTATCCCAATCTAAGCGCCAAAATACTTAGAGGTTTGGCTCGGCTTCTGTTAGCATTGGCAAGTTCACAACATATCTAAATCCAGACTCTTGTGAGCCTTGGATAGAGATTTGTCCACCATGTATTTGAGCCAAGTGACAGCTGAGCAGTAGCCCCAAGTTTTCAGAAGATTGATTGAATATATTATTCTGGACAGGTTCTGGCTGCTGGGCAGCAATCAGAGCTTTTTCATCAGATTTACTTAAGTCAGTTCGATCGGCTTCTTCAAAAGGTAGCAACGATGGTGGCTCCCTATACTCAGCATCCTTCTCATAGGGTAGATCTTCCGAGTAACTTGTCACAGATGCAAACGATGATTTGTAAAAGTAGGGGTCTAAATTGGGGAGGCCATCTCCCAGCCAGGGGTGAGAAACCCAAATAGCAATGTTTAATCCTGCAAGCTTGCGAGAGATATGAATGCGAACAATACTACCAGCATCAACCGTTTGCATCACACTTGATACCAAGTGATAAAGCATTTGTCGGACTTTGTCCTTGTCCAGTTGCCAGATGCGATTTCCAGGTTCTACGGAAAGACGAATCTGTTGCCCTCGGCGATTGGCACTTTCTTCTAGAGTAGCGATCGCCTGCTGGCACAGCATTTCTATATCAACAGCAGTGACATTCAGTTTTGTATTACCGGAGTCCAGCGATCCGAGTGCCAATATTTCGTTTACCAGGGACAGTAAATACTGACCGCTATGCTGGATAATCTCCACATATTCTTTCTGTTTGGTCGTCAGCGGCCCATAAATCTCCCGGCCCAGAACGCTAGCCATCCCCATAACTGACGTCAGCGGTGTCCGCAGTTCCTGGGTCAGTTGCCCCAGCAATTTAACTTGAATTTGATTGGTGTCAAGTTCCTCCCTTGGTGAATCGGTCGAGGTCATTTGCGTGCTGAGATTGACCAGTACCCCTGGAGTAGTATCTTTGAGGAGACGACTGCGCTCAAATTCACTCATAATCCAGCGGGCCATGAGTTCCAAAAACTCAACTTCCTTATCGGTAAAGGAACGCGGCATCCGTTCCATCACCGCAAGCGTACCCAGGCAATGTCCGGTAGATGTTAATAACGGCACTCCCAAGTAGGCGCGGATACCATAATGCTGAACTAATAAACTTTTAGCAAAAAGTGGCAGGGCGATCGCATCGCTAATCGCCAAGACCTTATGACTGTCTACCACATAAGTGCAGAAAGATTCATGGCGCAACAATTGACGCGATGCTGCCAGCTGATTCATCAACCCTAACCTGGATAACCCGACAGCAGACTTAAACCATTGGCGGTCTTTGTCCATAATGCCCAAAATGCAAATGGGTGCATCCAAAAAATGGGCGGCTGTCTGAGTCGCTTCATCGAAAATTGGAATCGTGTCTGCTTCCAGCAATCCCGACTCTGCCAAGGCTAGGAGGCGTTGTTGTTCTCGTGTTTGAGGTGTCAAACCATTTAGACGGCAAAAGAGACTGTTTTCAGGGTTTACCA of Argonema galeatum A003/A1 contains these proteins:
- the codA gene encoding cytosine deaminase; translation: MTATSWDLILRRCLLLDREVDIAIADGKVIAIAPNLSETAQLELDIEGKLVSPPFVESHIHLDSALTAGEPRWNESGTLFEGIKIWGERKQSLTLEDVKERAIKTLQQQASQGVLFVRSHVDVSEPRLIALQGLLEIRELVKDWITLQVVAFPQDGVYGHLRNEELLEEALKLGADAVGGIPHYEFTREDGVKSVHRIFELAQKYNRLIDIHCDEIDDEQSRFLEVVGACAIRSGLGERVTASHTTAFGSYNNAYAGKLMGLLTRSQINFIANPLINITLQGRTDTYPKRRGVTRVKELWQAGLNVSLGYDCIQDPWYSLGTGNMLDVAHMAVHVCQMTGMAEIDACFDMVTSHGAKTLHLEDNYGIKVGKPANLIVLDADSRYDAIRRRATVRYVISQGRLLAQTEPPVTQWKDDRS
- a CDS encoding Uma2 family endonuclease, giving the protein MTYAPSKLLTFEDFLAQYRDNPCYELADGELLDMEPTGPHETVGGKLATKIGIAITNAQLPWFIPRNCLIRPFADAITARRPDIVVLDETVLLSEPLWEQEPIITLGRSIELVVEVVSTNWETDYARKVEEYALLGIPEYWIVDYRGLGGVAFIGRPKQPTFTVCQLIGDDYFQQQYRLGEAIVSSILPNLQLRLDDILPR
- the smpB gene encoding SsrA-binding protein SmpB; amino-acid sequence: MSDKSEGIKIVSDNRQARYLYEILETYEAGVELKGTEVKAIREGRSNLRDGYVLIRNGEAWLLNVHVSPHSTTSQYFNHEPLRTRKLLLHKEEIRKLIGKVEQKGLTLVPLKMYLKKGLVKVTVGLGKGKKLHDKREDVKKRDDKREMERAMKNF
- a CDS encoding IctB family putative bicarbonate transporter yields the protein MNAVWQQFTLSNLPLYRWRSASYLYRLVGLLQAWRQSSWLMQWGETLGALSISLVFALAPFVSNDLIGVLLIAVAVFWVLLTLSDEVGAEGQRGACAEGQRGRGAEEREELAIPNSQFSIPKFTPIHLLVLLYWGISVVATALSPVKAAALTGLVKLTLYLLLFALMARVLRSPRVRSWLIALYLHIALIVSVYGLRQWFFGATALATWVDPESPLAKTTRVYSYLGNPNLLAAYLLPAIALSLAAVFAWRGFLPKALAATMFVVNSACLILTFSRGGWIGFVVLLFVFLILLVYWLSIHLPRFWRVWSLPLLLGSLAGILVLGILFVDPLRDRVFSMFAGRGDSSNNFRINVWAAVKDMIGDRPILGIGPGNNAFNKIYPLYMRPRFSALSAYSIWLEVPVETGFIGLCCFLWLLVVTFNQGWLQLLRLRELGSKDGFWLMGAIAALSALLAHGTVDTVLYRPEVNTLWWMMIALIASYYTIYQPFPTENLPPQDQLQE
- a CDS encoding GAF domain-containing sensor histidine kinase; translated protein: MVNPENSLFCRLNGLTPQTREQQRLLALAESGLLEADTIPIFDEATQTAAHFLDAPICILGIMDKDRQWFKSAVGLSRLGLMNQLAASRQLLRHESFCTYVVDSHKVLAISDAIALPLFAKSLLVQHYGIRAYLGVPLLTSTGHCLGTLAVMERMPRSFTDKEVEFLELMARWIMSEFERSRLLKDTTPGVLVNLSTQMTSTDSPREELDTNQIQVKLLGQLTQELRTPLTSVMGMASVLGREIYGPLTTKQKEYVEIIQHSGQYLLSLVNEILALGSLDSGNTKLNVTAVDIEMLCQQAIATLEESANRRGQQIRLSVEPGNRIWQLDKDKVRQMLYHLVSSVMQTVDAGSIVRIHISRKLAGLNIAIWVSHPWLGDGLPNLDPYFYKSSFASVTSYSEDLPYEKDAEYREPPSLLPFEEADRTDLSKSDEKALIAAQQPEPVQNNIFNQSSENLGLLLSCHLAQIHGGQISIQGSQESGFRYVVNLPMLTEAEPNL